A stretch of Physeter macrocephalus isolate SW-GA chromosome 8, ASM283717v5, whole genome shotgun sequence DNA encodes these proteins:
- the RANBP3L gene encoding ran-binding protein 3-like, which translates to MSTIQRKGSSHLFNSVHTCRLKIPEDQQHQEKSVIAQPTFVFEKRKQTFKRPAEDTLYEAAEHECNDSSRKRVRSSSFTLHTADSQSPGASTLSQKRLRSSSFTDLPTFPPSGPVKKNNVFMTSTFVQRNVDVNSAEQGPVKHSEHVLRPAILQPPQAQKCIKVRKSFGHNVLESCKSREKNKNKISEENSYLLSENLPSARISVQLSTNQNFLGPTPVGCQPNEDKYSFKSCSSDFVFGENMVERVLGTQKLTQPQLENDSYIKEKTFKFTLKFPINSPNSRTDSLKNIPLTESAAAFSSKPSPKCLLEKIDVITGEETEHSVLKINCKLFIFNKTTQSWIERGRGALRLNDTASSDCGTFQSRLSNTCPLQKMENMDRQEEKKIKLLIGLSSCSS; encoded by the exons AAAAATCTGTCATTGCTCAACCaacatttgtttttgaaaagagaaaacaaacttttaag AGACCTGCAGAAGACACCCTGTATGAAGCAGCAGAACATG AATGTAATGATTCTTCAAGAAAGCGTGTTCGGTCTTCATCTTTTACTTTGCATACTGCAGATTCTCAATCCCCAGGAG CATCAACCTTGTCCCAGAAGCGACTAAGATCGTCATCCTTCACGGATCTCCCGACCTTCCCCCCTTCTGGGCCAG tgaagaaaaacaatgtttttatgACATCAACTTTTGTGCAAAGGAATGTTGATGTGAACAGTGCAGAACAAG GTCCTGTGAAACATTCTGAACATGTTCTAAGACCTGCTATCTTGCAGCCACCTCAAGCTCAAAAGTgtataaaagtaagaaaatcatTTGGACACAATGTGTTGGAATCCTGCAagagtagagaaaaaaacaaaaataag atttctgAGGAGAACTCCTATTTGCTAAGTGAAAATTTACCAAGTGCCAGAATTTCAGTCCAGCTGTCTACTAACCAGAATTTTTTAGGTCCTACACCAGTAGG atGTCAACCAAATGAAGAtaagtattcttttaaaagctGCAGTTCTGATTTCGTTTTTGGAGAAAACATGGTAGAAAGAGTTTTG GGTACTCAAAAACTCACTCAGCCTCAACTTGAAAATGATTCATACATCAAGGAAAAAACATtcaaattcactttaaaatttccTATCAACTCTCCAAACTCAA GAACAGACTCTCTTAAGAATATACCCCTAActgaatcagctgctgctttctcTTCTAAACCATCACCAAAATGTTTGCTGGAGAAAATTGATGTCATAACCGGGGAGGAGACAGAACACAGTGTGTTAAAG ATCAACTGCAAGCTTTTTATATTCAACAAAACAACACAGTCCTGGATTGAAAGGGGCAGAGGAGCTTTGAGACTGAATGACACAGCAAGCAGTGATTGTGGAACATTCCAGTCAAGACTAA GTAATACATGTCCATTACAGAAGATGGAAAATATGGATcgacaagaagaaaaaaaaattaaattactcatAGGCCTATCTTCCTGTAGTAGCTAG